The DNA window TGCTTTCTGGAGACACCATCTTCTCAATTCTCTCCCTCTATCAAGCCCTGTATTATTGTACGTAACAGGATTCAGGACTAAGAGACTACTCAAACTGCCCAGGCTCAGATATACTTATTTGCTTGGCTAGAAGGAATGCATTTTGTGAGAATGGGAGGGGCTGTGATCCCCAGTGCACGTGCTCCTCATCATGCCATCCAGTCGTGTGGGACAGCACAGACACGTacccctccctctgctcccactgGCAAGGGCTTTACACTGAAAAGCCCAAACAGTAAAGATGTGATTTTCAAGCAGTGCAATCAGTTGGTGCAAAGAGGTACGAATTGGAcctattatatatttattgaCAAAtgagttcttttaaaaaaatctgggtGTGCATTGCTAGAGCTCTGAAGAATACAGTTCAAGCAGAGAATatgaagaaggaaagcaatTATTGGGTGCCAGTATTCCAGCTGCTGGGTGATTGTGTATGCATTTACATAGCATTACGTCTCAGTTCTTCGTAAGCCAATGCTATCAGACATTTCATGACAGTTGCAATTGCTGGAGTAATTGAGGGGTTGCTATTTATTTAGCATTCTGACAGTTGGAACAAGCTGCTGTGCCTCCTATCAGACACCAATAAACAATGGTCACTTTGTGCTCCATAGCAAAAGCCAAAAGATGCCTAAGTCTCCTCTTCACCGTGGACTATATTATAAAATAAGTTGTTTCAAAATAATTGGTCTCTGCAAGACTTTAAAAAAGCTCTAGAAAAATATGGATCAAGATGTTTATTCTAGCTGCAtatccgtcttttaaacactgctATTATCTTTCAGAATGATCCTATTATTCCTCAAATGCTCTTCTTCCCACTCTCCAGGCTACGCTCAGGAGGTTTTAAGAGGCTTCTGTTCATTACAACTCTCTTCCATACAAGAAGGTGGTATTAACAGGGCTCCTGCTTCAGCatgcaggaaaagcaggaaCTCCTGCTGGATGTGCTTTAGGCATTAAGGCTAAAGGCAAAGTCTGTGTAAGGGttattaaaaagaatgaaaacaaggaATAAATGGTCAGATGAAAAAGGTCAAATCCTCCTCTTGGGGGCGagtgtttttctctctccataACACAGAGAGCCTGAAGAACCTTGGATCCTAACTCAGGCACCTCAGGAATAAGAGATGGACTACAATTCCTCTAGGGCAGGTCTTCTATGCTGGCTCTCCATGTCTTCAGCTAGTAATCCAGCCAGGTGACTCAGGCAGAGGTCTGAGGACAGAGGAAGGAACGTCCCACAGCCTCATGCAATAGGTTAGCTCTCTGAGAGGAACAAACAGCAAATCTATCAGGACtcaaagaagtttttttcttggtgTGTTATCAGACAAGAGGGTGCACAGGGAGGGGCAGCTTTTTAGAAAAGCACAAACCCCTTCTAAGTCAAAGGCAATGGCTCAGAGCTGGTTGTTCATGACAGTGGACTTCCCTCTGGAGGAGCCATTATGAACAGTGTTAAGGCAGCAAATCACAgcttacaaattaaaaaataactcattgaaggaaaaaaacacctttccATAACTGCTTACACACATTACCAGCAAGATCAGAGAAGCTGTGTGTCCAAATAGCCACTGTTGCTCCTGACGTTTATTATTCTGGACTCACTTTCTGCAACAGCACCGACATTCGGCAGGAAGCCAAACCAGCTGGCCTCCCCTTCCCTAGCGCTGCTGTTGGGTCACCATCCTGACCATTTTCAGTGCCATCTCTCCTTGATCAGATGGTACCTAGCACAGAGATGAGAGCACATGGTAAGCAGCAGTTATAAGGAAGCAGACAGCAAGCATACAtgcatcttctgttttcttgctgaTTGTGGTGCATCCCACCCCAAGAAATTATTTACCATGTGCCCAGCCTTAAGAAtccagaagaaagcaaagttcTCATAGGCCTTGTGGAAAGCAGCTGTCTCAGTGCAGTCTGGAGACACATAGAGTGCGTTCCACCTTTTCTCATTGAACTGGGCCAAATTAGGCCATTTCAGTTTCCGGATCCACGCCTCCTGGCCTGTTAGAGATAAAGGAATTGCCTCTCTCAGAGGGATGTAAACAAAACATACTAAGAGCTGCTCATTTATGACTGTAACATTTAAGCGATGCCAGCTAGACAGGAGATTTGCACAGAAGACTGGGGAATCCTGGTACCAATATATATTACTGGCAACTTCACATTCTACCTGTTACACGTTCTGTTCCCAGCCTCAATCAACAAGTCCCTTACCCATGGTGTCAACAATGAGATCCAGCTGCCCATTATAAACTGTAACATTGACGTTGGCTGCCAGAAGCTGATCAACAATATCAATGACAGGTCTCATGAAGTCCTCAGCCATGTTCTCAAAGACATCTCTGGACTGACCTGGTTGGAAccagaaaaaagacaaattttaaCTGATGAAGAACGTCATCCCCAAGCTGGGACAGAAGCAACTAGCTAGGGGTCCTAAAATTCACTTTGTGGCTGTATAAAAAAAGTAGTTCTAGCCCAAAGCTTCAGCCAGTGATTTATCGGTCTGAGTGACGAAAAAGAAGCATAAATCAGCCATGCTCCTGCTGGAGCTCACACACAGCATTGTCACTTCTGGCTCCTAACACATACAGGCTGCTGGCATTAGTCTTTTAAACCTCCTTTCTGCTTCACGCCCTTCCCTCTACTCCATTCAACTCTTCCTGACACCAGATTCTTGGCAGAGAAGAACTGCCAAACTGTCAGGAATTTCAGCAAGACTGCAGAATACAGAAACCAGCTGCTGAGACACAGAGGATCTTCTTCCTCCCCTATATTTTCAGCTACTTGGCTAAAAGATAGATACAAGCAGCAGAATCAGAACCACATCTGGTCCCAGGGGCCTGCCCCATTATATGTTCATTTCTGAGAATAAGTCCTCTTCGTAGGCCCAAGGATAATGGCAATTTAATGTAGCTGCTTACTGCAGTAAACCATCTTTCTGCAAACTGCAATACTGTAAAAGGCAATAATGCACTCATTATATACACCCTAGCAGGCAGGAAAGTACCTCCCCATGTCACACAGTCAGGAATAATTTTTAGCTTCTCTCTGATGGGTCCATTCATCAACTCAGTTAGGCTGTCCTTATGTGTTCTTTGGACGTGGCGTTGGTACAGTCctacaaaaaaagagagaaagcacTTTGATTATTGGCACATTTACGACAGTTATCCTGCACAGATAATTTTCAGTGTTACAGTCATGGCCAACAGACtcttttctaatgaaaatgcAACACCACAGAGAGACATTTGCTTACTCTTACTAGAAGCCACTGAAGTCGACCCTTATTTAGGGCAGGGGATGATATGGGGAGAACCCAACCACCCATTTCTACTTTCGGCTAGCACAGCTATTTTTTTCAGGGGAGCACTTCTGCTTTAGCTTCTTGGTAAAGGCACGATTTCTTCTCCTTAACAGACCAGTTATTTTTGAGCTGCAAGACTTTACTTTGGGGAGTTAATTGCACTGTTCAACTTTCCTGCTGAAGCCAACAGAAAGAGATAAAAGGCTTGAAAGAAAGTGTTTTGCACGATGTACTTTTCACAATGATTCATAAAAATAGTGGATAAAAAGAGTCTAATCAGACTATTTATACTGATGAGACATTTTTGTGTCCTGGCTTGAAGACAGAAATGAAAGACAATAAGAGGAGGTAACTTAAAGGTCATAAAACTAGGTCATAATTATACTAACTACTTCCTTGTACAGTAATTTGTGCAGTATGTATAGGTGGAGGCATAATCTACAGAAGTGTTGTTCCACATTCCTATTTATCCCTATTTATGCAAGAGGAAACAAGTTCTGCTCAAGAGAATATCAATATCATTTGGATCTGAAGGTCCCATTTCAAGGATGTGCTAAATTGAGGCTGTTCCCGCTATCAGAGTGGAAGGTACACAAATGCAAACATAGGGCCTCAGAAGCTCAAGTACTTAAATATAACTTACTGAGATGGAGATTTTCTTGTTCATTTGATTTAATTTGTGGAACGTCCTTAGTCATGATGTTATAGAAGTTCACATTGTCTGTGTTCTGAAAACACAAGATAATTTCAGTAACACTTGTAACAAAACCATTTCTCAGACATGAGGAACACACTCTCTTCTGAACAAAGAGATAAATAAACCCTAAGTAAAAAGCCCTGAGACCTGCCACTTCAGCTACACATCAGTAAAGCTTTATGGAAAAACTTTACTCTACGTTTGCTTTGAGAAGTGAGGAAGAGTTTCTCAAGCCTGTATTGTTCACACGTGGGTTGTGCCAGAGAAGCTATTTACTTCTCTGAAACGGATGTGAAGCTACAGGAAGCCTTACGCCCTCCAAGTAACTGCAGATTCTCATTACTCATAGAGAGCTGCAATGCCAGATGACGCTTTCAGATGGTCTCCTCTCTGCTAGGTCTAGTCTAGCCTGGCGCTGTCTCTTGCTCAACCACTCTCCCCACCTACAGCACTCCAAAATCTCAAATGCTTCCTCGAGAAAACAGTGATAGGAATCAGCCACCCTTCTTTTGGAACTGCTGACATCTGGACGAGTCCAAGAACTGTAGAATGGCAACTCTGATGCAGACGGCAGACTGTCTGCATCTAAAGGACAAATGTGATTAGTGTTGCCATTATAGAAGTTACTCAAGATTCCTGAAGCCCTGCTTCATTCAATTTTTGAATCTTTAAAGTTCTGATGCCAAGTCAGAAATCAGCTCACAGCAGCAACCCTAATAGAACTGAAAGGCCGGCACACTGACAGCGATATCACAACTGGAAGGAGAAGACAAGCAGACATGAAGTGAAAGGCAAAATGGGAACCTCAAGTTCCTTCCAAACACCAAGAAGTGAAACCAACTATGCGCAAGGCTCTGtcagttatgaaaaaaaaacaaaaacaaaaacatcaaaaaaagaacacaaaaaggAATCAGTCTTTCCATTTGAGGAAGCCAGAGCGAGCCTTATTTGtactaaaacaaaaacatatgGAAAAGTGAGATTTTGAAGCAACCcttcaacaggaaaaacaagagCAAAACTCTTAAGCTTGCTAAGTAACAAGATGCAGTAACGTGCAGTAACAGGACATAACTTGGGGTTCCTTTCCATCCTGTGCACCTATTGTAGTTCTTTAAAGAGAGCTACGCTTAACTTGAAAGCTGCCTTGCCGGATGCAGTTTTTAATACTGGAAACAAAAGCTTTCAAGGAGACAGCTCACTGAAGTTGAAACTGGGTTCTAAAGAAATCAATGGGACTAGCTGCATGCTAAAAATTTAGTATCAGTTTAAGTGATGTGCCAGGCTGAAACCTCAACTGCAAGCCCACGTGGGTCACCCTCCCACCACCTCTTACAGTTACACAGTGGCacacaacaaacaaacagcTCTTTAAATCAGCACTGGGATAAAACGCACCAGCAAAAGTGACTGGGCGGGGGGTTGGAGGACTCTTGCCAACCCAGTGCTCATAGAAAGGATAAATTGAAATCGTGTGCCTCCCCAGGCACCAGCTAATCTTTAATGCATCAAAGAAAATCTCACCATTTCGATGATCTCTTCAGCCTTGCCCCAGAGCTCAGTAGCCAGTCCATACTGATCTTTATTTATTGCATCCATTATTTCTTTGGCAACAGCAGTCACCTCTGCTAAACCTTTATCATCAAGGAGAGACTGGAAGACAAATACAAAGGTGGACAGCTTTATTTCACATTCATTTTTGACTAACCACCTCCATGCATTTGAGGTTTTATTCCAGCTAAGAGCTAAACTTAAGAATCAACATCCATTTATACTGAATGGTAGAAGAAGTAATCAAGTGAGAACCAAGAGTTTAAGAAGGTACTTACAGTGCTGTAAAGGTAGGGGCCCCAAGACAGCACAGAGtctaaagaaacagaacagattTCAAACATCCAAGTTTTTGACATACaatttcctttacttttcctttattgtAGCAAGAATGATCGTGACAGAAATATATGGAGATGAATCAATTAGTAAAAGGTACTGCCCAAAGGATGTGTGCCACAGAGCAGATTCTTTACAGATCCTGAGAACCAATAAAAGCATTGCAATATTATTAAACCCCTAAACATTAATGGCGTTTATTTAAAGCAACAACATGTTCTTGCCAAAATGTCCTCACCCCAACACTGCAGCACATTGCTAGAACATGGAGGAACATCTAAGCGAGCAGGCACTCCCTAAACTGATCTGTTTGCAAAGTCACAGGGGGAAAAGTTTAGTTATAAAACAAATTAGGTTTGTAACAAGTTTGTTTACAAGGTCTCAAGGATCAGCTGCTCCTAAGACAGGAGTTTGCTTGCTATTGTCACAGCCTGCAGAGAATCTGTGGAGTCTGACCTTGCAGATATTACTGAAGGACCAAGAGTCCTTCATGTTGTTTTCTGTCCTCCACCAGACACACCCTATCTTTCTCAGGTCTGTGAGCACATCGGTTCCCCAGTACAAGGTCTTCTtgtgaaaacaagaagaaaacctcAAGTGTAACCTCGTGAAACATTGAGCAGCCGAGTTTTAAGTGCAATACTCTTACCAAACCACCTCAAAGGCTGTAGAGGGGTGTAGGGACATTCCACAGCCACCCCACTTCAAATGCAAGTACACTCCTCACTGGCTTTGCTCTGACTTTTCATGATCTAGATACATTCTAAAGACAAACTCTTCAATCACAGCTTGCAACACTGAGctatttctttttgatttccCGTACTCACTAGACATTTAATTCACTTAAGGCAGGAGTGGCATTTTTGATTCCAGGTACCCACGGGAtgataaaaaaccaaaacaacaacaaactaCCCACAGTCTAATGATTTTAAACATACCCAAAGGAGAAATCCATGAGTCTCCAAGAGCAATCCCCATAAAATTGCACTTTATGGTCCCTTTTTGAACAGCCTTGGtgaataagaagaaaaacaaaaacaaatcacaaaaagtattttttttttaaatcagctttTAGTTAGGTATTTATAACTCTAGAACCAATGTTCTTTAAGTGAAAAAGTAGGTAGCAGTCTGAATTAGGCAACAAGGACAGCGTATTCCACAGAATATAAATACTTGTAGAACATCATGTTTTAGAGTGAAAAGTGAACTATATCCTCCAACAACTTACATCATGCAGCTCTAAAGCAATGCCGGCAGCCATTTTACCTCCGTAAGATTCAGAAAATATGTAGAATGGGATGgtctggagagagagagaagccaCAAGATGAACCCGCTGGACAGAGGGCAGAAGACGCCTCCcactgccccccacccccacacGGATGCAGGCATTGGCTCTTCACCTCTCACTGTCAAACACTGGATATTTTTCTGATCCTAAGCTGCAGGTAAGAGTTCTGTAACATCCTTGTGCAATTACTGGGGTAAGTTTAGACAAAGGCACCTCAGTATTTTGGAACTAGAAAGAGCTATGATCCTACATG is part of the Phaenicophaeus curvirostris isolate KB17595 chromosome 19, BPBGC_Pcur_1.0, whole genome shotgun sequence genome and encodes:
- the SCPEP1 gene encoding retinoid-inducible serine carboxypeptidase, which translates into the protein MGAAGAVSGLALLLLWALLAAGAVLRQPQDPKELWGYVQVRSKAHMFWWLYYANNPTKDFTELPLILWLQGGPGSSGCGFGNFEEIGPLDKEMKPRNTTWLQAASILFVDNPVGTGFSYVDDCSLFAKNLTTVVSDMMVFLGEFFTCRTEFQTIPFYIFSESYGGKMAAGIALELHDAVQKGTIKCNFMGIALGDSWISPLDSVLSWGPYLYSTSLLDDKGLAEVTAVAKEIMDAINKDQYGLATELWGKAEEIIEMNTDNVNFYNIMTKDVPQIKSNEQENLHLRLYQRHVQRTHKDSLTELMNGPIREKLKIIPDCVTWGGQSRDVFENMAEDFMRPVIDIVDQLLAANVNVTVYNGQLDLIVDTMGQEAWIRKLKWPNLAQFNEKRWNALYVSPDCTETAAFHKAYENFAFFWILKAGHMVPSDQGEMALKMVRMVTQQQR